CACCACTGAGGCATCACTTCCTTTACAGAGCAGGGGCCTGTCCCCCACCCCTTCAGGAAATCATAAGCACAGCTTGGAGCATCTAAGGCTGTAGGAATTTTCTCACTTGTGATGTGGGGATTCTTTGTGGCTACAGCAATATGGATGTTCTCTACTTTTTACATTATCCCTGACACAGAGACCCTGGACACAGAGAGGCTCAGTGACTAGAAAGGCCATAGCAGCTTCATCTCTCACATTTCTAGTGAGAAAACACCAGAATGAAGCACACTCAAACTCCTGATCTCAATAAAGCTGATGGGAATGGCCAGGAACTAATTCGTTGCTTTAACTGTAGGGCCTGAAGGACTTGCCTAGGACTTGTCATCgcaagaggctgagagctggcaTTGAACTTCCTGGTTGTcagtgctgtgtgtgcatgttcatGCTCACATACATGTTCTTCTGGCTGTGCTCACGTGTCTATTTGCacatatgtgtgtctgtgtgtgcctggggcAATGCACAGGCAAGCAGGAGTGTGCGCAAATATTGGCTGCGGGTGTGTTTGTGCACATCAGTTGAAGAGGGCGTATGTGTTTTATCACATGCACGTGCCTTCATGCAGGTGAGCATGGACAGGTGTGACATTGGTCTGCAGATATGTAAGAGAGTGTGCACAGGTGTGTGTGGGTATGTGCTTCTATGTCTGCACGTCGCTGTACATGAATGTTGAATTATATCTGTACACCCCTGGGTTCAGGAGGATGCATATATGTCAGCATGTGTGTTGAATATCTGTGTGTACATGTTGGTTTATGGGgtggctgtgcctgtgtctgcTCATGGGCTCCTTTGGAaacctgtgtgcacacacctctTTGTAAGTGCACAGATATGACACAcgtctgtgtgtgtgcatcccTCAGTGTGGGtataggtgtgcatgtgtgtgcagccAAGAGGATATGTCAAATGTCTTGCTAAAATCCAGGTacagcccagccagtgcccctcccctgccccacactgccagtcacctcctcacagaaagcaatgaggttactcaggcatgatttaccctcAGTCAACTCATGTGAGCTGCTCCCAAGTCCAGTCTTGAGCCTTTCATGAGTTTAGGAACGGCTTCTGAGAATATTTgctccattttcctttcagagacGGAGTAGAGTCTGTCCTGTCAGCTCCTTGAACACCTTTGGATACATCCCAAGTGATCCCATGAACTTGTGTATGTCCAGATGAAAGTAGAGAGCTCCTTAgttctttctgcttctgctgtgggTTGCGTTGTTTCCCAGAGAGTCTGCGGGAAGGTTGAGGTTTGTGGTGGGCCTGAGGATTAGCCCTATcagtaaaaacacagaagaaattggCATCAGGTACATCAGCCTTTTCCCTGTCATTTGTCACCAAGTCCCCTTCCTCCCCGAACAATACGTATCGTTCCTTTTGTTGCAAATCGGCTCAGAGATAACTTTCTTGTATCACTTCACTTCCATTACAAGTTCCCACTCCAGctgtgctttctcttttcctgactCACCATTCCGCACATTGCAGGGACCATCCTTGTGCTCTGAGGAGGCGGTCATGAAGGTTAGCCCCCTCTCCAGGGACCCTCTGTGCTCCAGGGCAGTTTCCCATGGCAGCATACCAACAGGCAAGTCCCTGATGAGACTAAGCCGTgctctgctgaaggcaggggCAGTAATCCTCCTGTTTGTCTTGGTCAGTCCTCTGAGGATCCTGAGCTCCACAGTCTCCTGGTCACTGCAGGCAAGGCTGCCCATGAACTTTATATCATCCAATAGCTCTTCCTCATTTGTGAGTAGCAGGTCTAAGCGTTCCTCTTTTCTAGCCCATTCATGGATTGCCTGCATGAAGAATTTGCTTCCATAGGTCCCAGACATGTCCTGTTTTGCTTGTGCCCAGCCATTTTCCTCCAGCAGTAAAGCTGGAGGTAGTACCAGGTGAGTACCAGGGCTTGTGACTGTGAGGCTTTCACCAACTGCCTGACAAAGGTGTCATCTGCCTCCTCTTCTTGGGCGGGAGATGTGTAAGAGTCACCTAAGTACACCACAACCTGCACCATAGCGGAAGTGTGAAAGCCTCCCCTGGCATGCTGTTCCCCCGTGCATACCTCTTCTACCCTTGTGACATCCCTGCTCTTCAGTCTGTGGGAGACCTCTCCCTCCATACGTACTTTAAATACTTCCTTCCCAGTTTAGCAGCAATTTGGAAAGACATTCTTGCCTCACCTTGCCAGGCACATTCCACCCCTGACCAGTAGTCTTCACTCGTCCAAGAAGGTTGTGTGGGGATAGAAGTCAGAGCTGTGTAGTgttgctgcagcctcctgctgccatgcaCGCTGCCCAAATGAGCTCTTCCACATGAGGGAGAAGGAGTCTCTTCTGACTTCTGTGCCATGTTTTGCATCTTACTCTTAGAAAATGTGCACCtcatttttagaaaatacagGTAATTAAGGGGTTGTGAGTGAAATTGGACAAGATCCCTTCAGGGGATATGTCCTTCCAGCCCTGTGGGACCAACTCAGATTCCAGCACATCCTTGTGTAGAGGCTCTTTCAGCCCAGACTCACCAGCATAATTCATAGACTCCCAGAATCAAAGAAGAGCGTGtgttggaaggaaccttgaaAGACCATCTAGTTCAAGCCTCCTGCCATGGGTAGGAACATCTctcactaggtcaggttgctcagagccccatctaacttgaccttgaacacttccaatgatgggacTTTCTCAACTTCTCAGGTCAATCTGTTCCAGGGTCTCAAAACCCtcataggaaatattttcttccttaagaccaatctaaatctaccttctctcagtttaaagccactgCTCCTTTGTCACTACAGGCCCTTCTAAAActtctttccttgtttattttATAAGCTTCCCTTTAAGAACTGAAAGGCTGCAAGAAGGTCTCTCTAGATCCGTCTCCTCTCCACGCTGAACAACACCACCTCACTCagctttcctcataggagaggtgttccatcccgCTCATCATTTTTgaggcctcctctggacccgctctaaCAGACTCTGCAGACTCTTCCCACAGTCACTGAAGAGACATTAGCTCCTACATGGGACTTATGCCACCCCAAAGCACATGTGCATGGCAAATGGAATGAATCTTCTTTCTGGAGACACTGATCCTGCCCTTGACCCATGGTGGTCTCTGAACTCCCCAGCTAACATAAGCTCACAGCAGGGATGACCTACCTGGTCACATCTCCATGGCTTGCTTCATCATGCGACCAGGAGTGAACCTACAGTCTGTCCTGGGCTCAAGTTGGGCATGTTACTCTCATCAGTTTCTTCTCCCGCGCTCAACAAGCACAGATCGGTCTTCCCTCAGCCATATGGAACCCTTGGAAACAGAGTCTGGAGAAGATGACTCTCTGCAGTCCAGCACCTGTGGCGACAATATATATGTCTCTCTTTTGGCACCTTGAGTCTTCTGAACTAACTCTGAATGACGAGGtttagatttgtgtgtgtgtgtgtgcgtgtgtgtgcatgttcacatGCTTGTGAGTCTGTGTGTGTTGTCTAAGCCAGCTGTTTGGTCTACCTTGAGTATCCTTTACTGGATTCCTCCAGCATGTGAGGTGAGTCCTCTGCTCATGTTGACATGTCTTGCTCTGGAAATGCTTGGGCCTCTCATCCTGTCATGCAAAAGatgccttcactggggaatgtaCCTGACAtcaagcaggaaatgaaaagacGATTCCGGAAGCCAAAacacagcccatagcattaggCGGGATGTTTTGCATTCAGGACGAGCTTGTCAGATAATAACCACCTCTACAAGGGATGCCTCTGTCAGCCTGGGGCAGTAAAGGTCCAGGATAAAAGCCAGCCCAGCATCTCATTCTCTCATCCACTTCTCTTGTGTCTGTCTCCTTGAGAACCAGGTGAGTCTGAggccccttctccttctctgttttctctcaaaAGAGATCTCACTTCAGTGAACCTGTCAGCTGTGACTGGCTTTGTTCTATACTGGATCTTGGGGCTGCTTGTCATGGGATAGGGGAGTGGGGAGCGGTTAAGCTTGGAGGGAGTATGGAATAGTACTGAGAAGGCTTCTGTACTCAGGGGTAGAGCTTTTGGACTCTGGCAGGATGAGGTCAAGAACGCCCCCAATACATCTCTGCACAGCCTCATACTGCAGCGACAATTTGCTCATCATGCATCCccatgttttctttcctccctgacctctctcccaggtgcaatTGACATCCCAAGACATGTCCTGCTGTGACCAGTGCCAGCCCTGCGagccctgctgccggccctgcggccccaccccgctggccaacagctgcaatgagccctgtgtcaggcagtgccagaactccaccgttgccatccagccctcccccgtggtggtgaccctgcccggacccatcctcagctccttcccacagaacaccgttgtgggatcctccacctccgctgccattggcagcatcctcagctgtgacggagtgcccatcaactctgggggctttgacctctcctgcattaccagccgctactgtggcagaaggtgccccccctgctaaacCCACTGATGACAGCGCGGACAAGGACCCCCAGGAACCCAGAAGCTCATGCTGGActgaggacagagctcctggccagtgatttcagagaggctgagcatCCTTCCAAGGGAGGGCAGCTGGGTCTCTCTGATAACATGGCCAAAGTCTAACTCCTCTGCCTTCTACTCCCTCCCatctttttcttgtcttctgtttttctggcCTGTAAGACCCCCAAAGGCAAGCTGGGGAATCTACTGGCCCCTCTCCCTCCATGTTGATGGATCCCTTCTGGGATATCCACCGTGACCGATGGGCACAGACATTTGGCAGCTACTGgtgctctccctgctctggctgcctcctctcaAAGTGAACTCATTTCCCTCTTCAGAGTCATTAAAGCTTTCTGcatcccagcctctgcctccacaTAATCCTTTTATTTAGAAGTTTTATCATGCCCAGAGGAAGGGTGGATGGGACACATGTCAGTGGGGCACTCTCAGGCACTGTTTCTTAGACCTGAGGAAGACATCCCTGGCTCCTCCACAGCCAGTGACCGTAGGGCTCTGCCTTCTGGtatctctgctctgacacaggCCCTTGGCCTCAGAGCATGACCTGCAGAAAAGAAACCTGACCACTGCTATCACCTAGAGAGGAGCCAAATGTTGCTGGAGGCTCTGAGAGGTCAGTAGCTCACAAGTTTGTGCAGAAGggagtttttcttgctttagtGCTGGGAAAAGAAGCTCAGTCAAAAGACGTCTGCAAAGGATGCAGGAGAAGGGGTGATGTGAGAATAATCCTTTAAAACAGCCCCAGAAgttctcctcctcatcttccaaCCTGTCCCCAGAATGAGGGGGTATGACCTGCACTCAAAGGCAAGGATAGCAAGGACAGGTCACCTCTACATACTCCATCCCCCAAAGAGTTCACTGGACAGCCCAGCAGTTACACAGTTCAAAGGGCTAAGATGACCCTAAGGTTGATGTTCAAATCAGCCTGTCTGGCCCTCACACCGGACCCCTCTTGTCACTCACACACCCCCATCTCCTACCAGACAGGGCACCCCAAGGACAGCAGCCAGTGCCCAAACCCCCATGGTCCATCTGTGCTTCATGAGATTCCTTCCCCCAGGCATGAGACAGCTGTCCCCAAGGCCGGGTCCTCTCGTGGCAGGCCCATGAGGTAGGGCATGAGAAGGGCTCCAAGGACCAGCAGAGTGCACTGGGGAGAGCAGGTCCTCTGGATCCCAGCACATGACGACGCAGCAACAGAAGAGTCCACAAAGTGGTTCAGACTATTATCCACTATTCTAATAATCATGCAGTTCCAGGAAGGAGTGTCGCCCCATGACATGTTATTTATGTTTTCCATCGTACTTTGAACTCTGACCTCTGAGGGACACATCCCGGAGCAGGTACTCTAAGAGACAGGCCTGCAGGTAAACCTGaagaagcaatgtgaaacagggaaaaacagaaagcaaagagcagcagcaaggaaccATTGAACAAATAGCCACAACCTCCTGCATTGCCTGCCCCCTCACCATATCTAATGGGCAGAAAAACCATGTGAACCATGGTGAGAACAAGAGGACCTGAGACTCTGtcaccaccttctccttcatctcAAACCACTGACACTCTCCCCTCCTGGAAGAAAATTTTGACCTGCACATCCCTGCATGcccaggggaagcagagctgtCACAGGAGAGCTGAGGGCCCCTTTCCCCAAGCTCAGCCTTGCACACacattccctccctcccctggctTCTTGCACAGCCAAGGAAGCTCCCTGCACCAGGGTGTCACGTACAGAACAGATGTACAAGGCACTGTCAGAGACCTCGACTTCGTCCAGCTGCAGGACACTGTATTTCATTCCTTATCTGTTTGCTCCAAGGTCTCAGGTCCTGCCTGATGCAGCACCAGACCGATGATCTACAAATGTACATTTTGCTGTGTCCCACCCCAGGCACCACCGACACTGCACGGGAAGCAGATGCACTCAGGGATGGCCAGCACATGGTCAGCAggattcctcagcctttctccttgcccagaaagcaatccccgtccttctgaactctctagagctggggagagcagccgtgtcctggcctggagaggcagggagggggcactgccagccGTGCTGAGGCACTCCCACTGCTGTTACACTGAATTAAACTAAGGAGCCAAGCTGGAGTGAAACCATCCTTGTAGTGGCCTGACATTGGCAGCAGCGGAGCGTAAGTTTGAAGGAACAAGAAAAGGAGGGCTCAGGAGCCAGGGGCTGCACTTCAGAGTGTCTTCCCTGGACACATCTCTAGCAGGCTGGTGCCATCACCGTTCAGCTGCACTCAGGCTCCTTCTGACCCTGGCAACCTGCTGCTTTGTGGTGCTCatggacagagcagaggagagtgtccctgccatgagcagcacATTCCCTCGTGATGAAGGACACACAAggtcacacatacacacattgtACACACCTGCATGGAATTATACACAAATCTTTGCTCCCATGTGCATCCACACAAACCCATCTGCTTACAAGTAAAGACAAGGAAAGAACATACATGGGAACAAAAGGGACCACGGACTCTGCTGAGCATCCCTGGGCAGTGAGCAGTGTTAGGCAGGATGGAGTCAGACCCCAGCAGCACAACACCTACACCTGGGGAGGCAACAACAAGTGACCACAGAGGTGAGCTGAGGAGGGAGGCTGGAAAAGAACATGACATGGCACAATCTCATGCACGGGAGCCCACGGCATTCATCTGAGGATGGGTGCAGCTTTTTCCTGAGAACAACACTTCAAACACCCCACCAGAGTGACCCAGACTGACATCACTTGCCTGCTCTGAAAACATCGAACACTTCAGttgagtcttctgccagcactgctgcattcctgccctagaaatcctggggcctttcatcccagtgctcagaacaagccttcactggggaatgggcatggcacaaacctggaaatgaaaaggagcagtgcaggaaatgaaagcacagcccatagcattagctgcgatggtttgcattcaagatgagcttgtccgaaaattgttacctctgcaaaggtgcctctggtcctgcggcagtgaagggcaggtataaaaggcagcccaagtccctgctctctcatgcacttctcttgactccttctgcttgggaaccaggtgagtctgaagccccttctcctcctcttccaaagggaGATCTGCACTTGAGAGACATCCCAGCTGAtattgctctgtcctgtcctggggtTTGGATTTTCTTGTCATGACAGATAGAAGTGGGAACACGGTGTGCTTATGGAGGCTGGGGGGCTGAGTAGAGTTTAAGTTTATGCATAAGGAGAGATCTTTGTTTAGCCAGGTTGTTCTTTGTGGGGGAATGAAGACCGTGTGGCTCTTGTCAAAACGTTCATCTCCCCACTCAGCAGTGGCCTTATCTCCTCTATGACAGGGTaaccaggcagctcctcacccacccttgtgctctgcttcctccctgcttctacccaggtgcacctccaccctcagagacatgtcctgctatgaccagtgcctgccatgccggccctgcggcccaaccccgctggccaacagctgcaatgagccctgtgtcaggcagtgccagagctccaccgttgccatccagccctcccccgtggtggtgaccctgcccggacccatcctcagctccttcccacagaacaccgttgtgggctcctccacctccgctgccgttggcagcatcctcagctgtgacggagtgcccatcaactctgggggctttgacctctcctgcattaccagccgctactgtggcagaaggtgcccacCCTGTTAAAGGTGCCGACAAACCCCAGGAAACAGCTTGAGGAActcagaacatggtgctgggTAGAGGATTAATATTTTGGAGGTTGCTTTTGGGATAGCGGAAtggttttgcctttctttcctttttctttgtttactacCTCTCCCCTCACGCACCCCAGCACCAACTGGGGAAGGCCCATCTATCTCGTCTTCCTCCctgggacaggcagacagacatcatgcaggaacttctctatggccaaggactgcagattctcagctgcccccagggctccctgcactgctgacctccacttggagtgaatttatttccttcttttgactcattaaagttctGTTGCATTCAAGCCTGGCCTCCATGTGGTCCTTCCCTCTGTGGACACGCCCCAAGCTGCCAAAGGAGAAGGGTGTTGCTCTGGgtggaagggggtgagggcacaAGGAGACCTTGCCTTGTTGTGTCTCTGTGCACAAatgcccagaaaggcaggaggctctgagggctcagcagccccatcagCTCCTGAGCAAGAGCGTTCCTCTTGCTatggctggagctgcactgccttggcagggggttggctttgggctctgaaaggtgatttgctttgcagaatggcaagagtggtaaagaagggaagagcccttgggatggcccagagctgctactCCACATTCCTCTGCCCTCCACCACTCAATCTAGGGGCCATGGCCAGCACACATGGATTGGACTAGCAGGGAAAAGTCACCCATGCTGCTGAATGTCTTGAGGCTGGCTCATGAAACACAGCTCAGAACACCTGAAGGCCAAAAGCTCTATAGCAGCGTTTCACTTGCAtgtctgaaatttttttccctagTCATGCTGCTAATGACAAACATCATCATCCATATAGACCTCCTACGCTACCACACTGAATCTTGTAACAAGGAGAAGGTCCTTGGCAATGATGATACTCTCTGAAATTTTCCTTCTGGATGAGGGAGGGATGGCATTGTTTCTGACAGATGAGTAAGACCCTTGGCCAAAGCACTGCCAAAGTGCTGCCACTGACTCCTGGCATGACCCCTGGTTTCTCGACCCAACTAAAGAGCTCTTGCAAAGGTAGGAAAAAGGCACAGGATCCATGCAGGCTTTACACTTCAAATTAAGTGTATTTGTGCCAGAGGTTGGGTTTTATTTATGGTGATTTAAACCATTGACTGACAGAGTAGGAGCTCTTCTTTACATCACACTTATTCTTGTGCTGTGCACCTTGATTTACACCCTAAGAAAAGTGGATGTGAAAGTTGCTGGTATTTCTTCACTGCCAACACTGGCCAGTTTCTAGTGTTAGACAGGTGAAATGATGACGAGATCTGTttccatttgaagaaaatgctctAAAAGCCTGACTGACCAAAATGGGGTAATTCATGTGTGGATGAGACATACACAGTGTCCTGTACTCTAGGAAGGGGGCAACAAATTATACTGTGCTGTGGGAGTGACTGACAACTGCcgtgggttgcccagggaggtcaCAGGCCTTCCCATATCCAAAACTAcctggacacggtcctgggcaactggcttgAGGTGGCCATGtttgagcagggggcttggaccaggtgacatccagaggtcccttccaacctcagctgttctgtgattctctcaTTCTGGGAGAGCAGCTGATGTAGAGCAGCTCAGGCTTTCCAGCACTTGAAGGGATGTAAGGTCACGGACATAATCCTGCTTTCCTTTCTTGTCTTAGCACTAATAATGGGCATTTTAAGGAATGCTTGGAAGAAGCTGAGTACCTCTCTTACTGGAACCAGCCACTCTCATTTCTGTTGCCCCAGCCTCAGTGTCTGCAGTCTGTAGAGAGTCTGGCTTGTCCCAGGGGACACcacgctctgctgctgtgtgaataCACCACTGAGGCACCATTTCCTTTACAGAGCAGGGgcctgtcccccagccccacatctccCTTCAGGAGACCACTGAGCACAGCTGGGAGCATCTAAGGCTGTAAGAGTTGTCTCACTTGCAATGTGGGGATTCTTTGTGGCTGCAGCAATATGGTTCTCCAGTTTTTACGTTATCCCTGACACACAGACTTGGGACACAGAGAAGCTGAATGCCTGGAAAGGCCATGGCAGCTTCATCTCTCACTTTTCTAGTGAGGAAACACCAGAATGAAGCCCAGTCAAACCCTTGTTCTTATTAAAACTGATGAGAATGGCCAGGAACTGATTAATTGCCTTAAGTCTAGGGCCTGAAGGACTTGCCTAGGACTTGTCATCgcaagaggctgagagctggcaTTGAACTTCCTGGTTGTcagtgctgtgtgtgcatgttcacGCTCACATACATGTTCTTCTGGCTGTGCTCACGTGTCCATTTGCACATacgtgtgcctgtgtgtgcctgGGGTAATGCACAGGCAAGCAGGAGTGTGCACAAATATTGGCTGCGGGTGTGTTTGTGCACGTCTGTTGATGAGGGCATATGTGTTTTATCACATGCACGTGTCTTCATGTAGCTGAGCATGGACGGATGTGACATTGGTCTGCAGATATGTAAGTGTGTGGGCACAGATATGTGTTGGTATGTGCTTTTTTGCCTGCGTGTCGCTGTACATCAGCGTACAGGTAAATTTGTTTGCACACCCCTGGGTTCAGGAGGATGCATATATGTAAGCATGTGTGTTGAATATCTGTGTGTACATGTTGGTTCGTGGGgtggctgtgcctgtgtctgcTCATGGACTCCTTTGGAaacctgtgtgcacacacctctTTACAAGAGCACAGATATGacacatgtctgtgtgtgtgcatgcctgtgtgtgtgcataccTTGGTGTGGGtataggtgtgcatgtgtgtgcacccatgAGGGTATGTCAAAGCTGTTGTTAAAATCCAGGTACAGCCAAGCCAGTGCCTCTCCCCTGCCCTACAGTCCCAGTCACCTCCTCACAGAAAGCAATGAGGTTGCTCAGGCATGATTTGGCCTCAGTCAATTCATGTGAGCTGCTTCCAAGCCCGTCTTGAGCCTTTCATGAGTTTAGGAACGGCTTCTGAGAGTATTTCCTGCATGTCTGTACCGGGTCtagctgagccagaattggttttcccctgtagcagacctcatggtgctgtgttttatgttgggagctggcagggtgttgatagcacactggtgttgtggctactgctgagtggtgcttacacagcaccaaggctctttctgacatttcccccccccacagtgggatggggtgggcaagatcttgagaggggacacaaccaggacagctgacccgaactgaccaaagggatattccagaccatatgacgtctgctcagtataaagctgggagaaaggaggaagggggggggtcacccttggtcctccgaggcaaccactacgcgtattggagccctgcttcctgagaaggcccgacatcgcctgttcatgggaagtagagaataaatctgttttcttttttttgcttccgcgcgcagaactttgctttgcttatattaaaactgcttttgttttacccacaagggttgttttgttttcctatcttattttctttcccttctttgccctgttgagaaaaaaaggggaaagggggggaagtgatagagcgacttggtggttacctggcatttagccaaggtcaaaccaccacaatgtcCTTTTCAGGGACTGAGTAGAGACTCCCTGAACACATTTGGATACACCCCAAATGATCCCATGAACTTGTGTATGGCCAGATGAGAGTAAGAGCTCCttagttctttcttcttctactgtGGGTGCTGCTTCATTCCCTGAGAGTCTGTGGGAAGGTTCAGGGACATGGTGGGCCTGCGGAGACGCCATATCAATAAAAACTGAAGGTAAACAGGCATCGAGTACATTAGCCTTTTCCTTGTTATTTGTCCAAGTCCTCTTCCTCACTGACCAATGAGCCCTCACCTATTcagccttccttttgctgccaatAGGCTCAGAGATATCTTGCCTGATTCCCTTCACCTCCTTTGTAAGTGTCTACTACAGTCGTTTTGGCTTTTCTTGACTCACCTCTTTGCACATTGCAGGGACCATCCTTGTGCTCTGAGGAGGTGTCTTGAAGGTCAGTCCCCTCTCCTGGGACTCTCTGGGCTCCAGGGCAGTTTCCCATGGCAGCATACCAAGCAGGCAAGTCCCTGATGAGAATAAGCCGTGCTCTTCTGAAGTCAGGGCAGTAATCCTCCTGTTTGTCTTGGTCAGACCTCTGAGGATCTTGAGCTCCACAGTCTCCTGGTCACTGCAGGCAAGGCTGCCCATGAACTTTACATCATCCAACAGTTCTTCCTCTTTTGTGACTAGCAAGTCTAAGAGATCCTCTCCCTTAATCCATTCATGGATTGCCTGCATCAAAAA
This window of the Strix uralensis isolate ZFMK-TIS-50842 chromosome 22, bStrUra1, whole genome shotgun sequence genome carries:
- the LOC141953292 gene encoding feather keratin Cos1-2, which encodes MSCYDQCLPCRPCGPTPLANSCNEPCVRQCQSSTVAIQPSPVVVTLPGPILSSFPQNTVVGSSTSAAVGSILSCDGVPINSGGFDLSCITSRYCGRRCPPC